Proteins encoded in a region of the Botrytis cinerea B05.10 chromosome 11, complete sequence genome:
- the Bctrl1 gene encoding Bctrl1, which translates to MLLARKLLYTRFLSTIHKACSTSPFTTTSKFSKLSNHSALTHLPKYSVAMAEHKKVPYQSQDVEEVQTLLQNLNDSTGKGKKRGFSCKKTPFHVDGSPAKIVVESWRFQDWDYKRPDLPTYARGLFTSKNEKGQPQIAIRGYDKFFNTEEVSSTKWDQIEANTKGPYELSLKENGCIVFISGLHDGTLLVCSKHSTGQGNNPEMSHAKAADRWVDKQLQAIGRTREDLARELRKRNATAVAELCDDDFEEHILAYNKDDAGLYLHGININLPEFMTYPGEQVQAFAAEWGFKKTDFLVMDDIQVAKAFLDEVAETGSYQGRDIEGFVIRCKARTRSNESYTDWFFKYKFEEPYLMYRQWRECTKALISGKPARFRKHVKITEEYLLFARKRLAEDPKLGKEYAHNHGIIKLRDDFLKEINLKGSDIIRQEYSQLGGSPDEVHNNVILCPVATIGCGKTTIALALSHLFDWGHVQNDNITGKGRPPRFTKEILTQLEEKPVVFADRNNAGRHERKQLIDDVHLTHPHVRLVVLNFVHNRASIEKVRQVTQDRVINRGDNHQTLQAASDTKKVVGIMESFIQRFEPVNIFAPPDDGFDFAIELDPTKDSRENLETVVGQLSAQFPKLFNELPTSEDLDDAIRFGLSDYKPDLRHEVGRGPANSHNKNQQKENRNQPQIAKKRKPLEYVSINLTRSDIKETLDDAFGRVSSNKAKFYRSLEGMRRVQPEFHVTLIHRANSKQFPELWQKYSDLHANQVAKDPWSSETGFGDCQVMLERIVWDDRIMAIVARIVDDGWECTNEVAHITVGTRGNDVKPKESNDLLKRWLAQGSGDESGIGEIAIEGRKTVRGVVKGVLSR; encoded by the exons ATGCTATTGGCCCGCAAACTTTTATATACCAGATTCCTTTCAACTATACACAAAGCTTGTTCAACTTCCCCATTTACTACTACATCAAAGTTTTCCAAACTTTCAAACCATTCCGCTCTAACACACCTACCAAAATATTCCGTCGCCATGGCTGAACACAAAAAGGTTCCTTACCAGTCCCAAGACGTAGAAGAAGTTCAAACACtccttcaaaatctcaacgATAGCACCggcaaaggaaagaaacgGGGTTTTAGTTGCAAGAAAACTCCTTTCCATGTCGATGGATCTCCAGCAAAAATTGTAGTCGAATCTTGGCGTTTTCAGGATTGGGACTACAAGCGTCCTGATTTACCTACATACGCACGAGGTCTTTTCACCagcaaaaatgaaaagggtCAGCCACAGATCGCCATTCGTGGCTATGATAAATTCTTCAACACGGAAGAGGTTAGTTCTACGAAATGGGACCAAATTGAAGCCAACACCAAGGGTCCCTATGAATTGAGTCTCAAAGAAAATGGGTGCATCGTTTTTATCAGCGGTCTTCACGATGGCACTCTATTGGTTTGTAGCAAGCATTCTACTGGCCAAGGAAACAACCCAGAAATGAGCCACGCAAAAGCTGCTGACAGATGGGTCGACAAACAACTCCAGGCCATTGGAAGAACTCGAGAGGATCTCGCCAGAGAActaagaaagagaaatgccACTGCAGTCGCCGAGCTTTGCGATGATGATTTCGAGGAGCACATTTTAGCTTACAATAAAGATGATGCAGGGCTTTATCTTCACggtatcaatatcaacttACCAGAGTTTATGACATACCCTGGAGAACAAGTTCAAGCTTTTGCAGCCGAATGGGGATTCAAGAAGACCGACTTCCTGGTAATGGACGATATTCAAGTCGCCAAAGCTTTCCTTGACGAAGTAGCTGAAACTGGATCTTATCAAGGACGTGATATTGAAGGGTTTGTCATTCGCTGTAAGGCTCGTACTAGATCGAATGAGTCATATACAGATTGGTTCTTCAAGTACAAATTCGAAGAGCCATATCTCATGTATAGACAATGGCGTGAATGCACAAAGGCCTTGATTTCCGGAAAACCAGCTCGATTCAGAAAGCATGTCAAGATTACAGAAGAATACCTTCTGTTTGCACGAAAACGCCTTGCCGAGGATCCTAAGCTGGGAAAAGAGTATGCACACAATCATGGTATTATCAAGTTGAGAGATGATTTCCTGAAGGAAATCAATCTCAAAGGTTCGGATATTATTCGTCAAGAATATTCTCAACTTGGAGGATCACCAGATGAAGTACATAATAATGTTATTCTATGTCCAGTTGCCACAATTGGTTGTGGAAAGACAACTATCGCGCTCGCACTCAGCCATCTATTTGATTGGGGCCATGTTCAGAACGACAACATTACGGGCAAGGGTCGTCCACCTCGATTTACCAAGGAAATTTTGACACAGCTCGAAGAAAAGCCTGTTGTATTTGCCGATCGAAATAACGCCGGAAGACATGAACGAAAGCAACTGATTGATGATGTCCATCTTACGCACCCACATGTTCGACTTGTCGTCTTGAATTTTGTTCACAACAGGGCAAGCATCGAGAAAGTTCGTCAAGTTACTCAAGATCGAGTAATCAACCGTGGCGACAATCATCAGACTCTTCAAGCAGCATCAGATACAAAGAAAGTCGTTGGTATCATGGAAAGTTTCATTCAACGTTTTGAGCCAGTAAATATATTTGCACCGCCAGATGATGGATTCGACTTTGCTATCGAACTGGATCCTACTAAGGACTCACGAGAAAATCTTGAGACTGTTGTTGGACAGCTTTCTGCACAATTTCCGAAGCTTTTTAACGAGTTACCCACGAGTGAGGATCTTGATGATGCAATTCGGTTTGGATTGAGCGATTACAAACCAGATCTCAGACATGAAGTTGGTCGTGGACCAGCTAATAGTCACAATAAGAATCAGCAGAAAGAGAACAGAAAT CAACCACAGATCgcaaagaagaggaaaccATTAGAATATGTCTCCATCAACCTCACTCGAAGCGACATTAAGGAGACGCTTGACGATGCTTTCGGTCGTGTATCTTCAAATAAAGCAAAATTTTACAGATCCCTAGAGGGAATGCGTCGAGTTCAACCAGAGTTTCACGTCACTCTTATCCACCGAGCTAACTCCAAACAATTCCCTGAGTTATGGCAAAAATACAGTGATTTACACGCGAATCAGGTTGCTAAAGATCCATGGAGTTCCGAAACTGGATTTGGTGATTGTCAAGTTATGCTGGAGAGA ATCGTATGGGATGATCGTATCATGGCAATCGTAGCTAGAATTGtcgatgatggatgggaatgcACTAACGAAGTAGCACATATTACTGTTGGCACAAGAGGAAATGATGTTAAACCCAAGGAAAGCAATGATTTGTTGAAGCGTTGGCTTGCGCAGGGTAGTGGGGATGAGAGCGGTATTGGAGAGATTGCTATTGAAGGTAGGAAGACTGTTCGGGGAGTTGTTAAGGGCGTTCTTTCTAGATGA
- the Bcckb2 gene encoding Bcckb2, producing the protein MEDFNSETDSDYTSYWRDWFISSRGNEYFCEIDEDYLTDRFNLTGLQTEVQYYQYALDLVTDVFDLDCDDEMRETIEKSARHLYGLVHARYIVTTRGLAKMLEKYKKADFGKCPRVMCKSHPLLPMGQSDNPNIKAVKLYCSRCEDIYNPKSSRHSAIDGAYFGTSFHNILFQVYPAMIPAKSYDRYVPRIYGFKVHAPAALIRWQNGERDEMRRRLRKLDIDSGFKDEDGEEVEESEEEEDDDEDLEGLDKELVENGIQPEAVPNVGRY; encoded by the exons ATGGAAGATTTTAATAGCGAAACGGACAGCGATTACACCAGTTATTGGAGAGATTGG TTCATTTCATCTCGCGGTAATGAGTACTTTTGCGAAATCGACGAAGATTATCTCACCGATCGATTCAACCTTACAGGACTTCAAACAGAGGTTCAATATTACCAATATGCGTTGGATTTAGTGACGGATGTCTTTGATTTGGattgtgatgatgagatgagagagactATTGAGAAGTCCGCAAGACATTTATATGGTTTAGTTCATGCTCGTTATATTGTCACTACTAGAGGATTGGCAAAAATG CTTGAAAAATACAAGAAAGCCGACTTTGGAAAATGTCCTCGAGTTATGTGTAAATCACATCCACTTCTCCCCATGGGACAAAGCGACAACCCAAACATCAAAGCTGTCAAACTTTACTGCTCTCGTTGTGAAGATATCTATAATCCCAAGTCCTCTCGACATTCTGCAATCGATGGCGCATATTTCGGAACTTCGTTTCACAATATTTTATTCCAGGTTTATCCGGCTATGATCCCGGCGAAAAGTTATGATCGATATGTACCACGGATTTATGGATTTAAAGTTCATGCACCTGCAGCGCTGATTCGATGGCAAAATGGAGAAAGGGATGAAATGAGGAGACGTTTGAGGAAGTTGGATATTGATAGTGGGTTCaaggatgaggatggtgaGGAAGTAGAGGAaagtgaggaggaggaagatgacgatgaagaccTTGAGGGATTGGACAAAGAACTGGTGGAGAATGGAATCCAGCCAGAGGCCGTACCTAATGTTGGGAGATATTAG
- the Bctrm11 gene encoding Bctrm11, which yields MKCLIRFTQTHETFRLAEIQALAELENIPLQVEHYVSNSPFCFVDVPSAEAAARLVKRSILSKAIYEVWGTGSTYDILHDDVKNSTKELWPLYKTCSFKFTVDCFQNTRSTTEQRALINDFRYLEFEGPIKMKGADEEFCILEEWQLDAAANAIDTPSQVTFGRFLGASERDIVGKYDLKKRKYISTTSMDSELALVTANVTLAAPGKLFYDPFVGTGSFPVACAHFGALAFGSDIDGRSIRGKETRNLHSNFVQYGLTNQFGDTFVADLTNTPLRCARLFDGILCDPPYGVREGLKVLGNRDPTKPKVPIMLEGETQPHHLQDAYIPPKKPYSFLAMLDDILDFAAVSLVDNGRLSFWMPTANDEDQEIKIPTHPCLQITSVCTQAFNRWSRRLITYKRIPDSMVDPEQIRERTANGTGVTADELNPFRKGYFQGFKSAFRDTPK from the exons ATGAAGTGTTTAATAAGATTCACCCAAACGCACGAGACGTTTCGTCTTGCCGAGATCCAGGCTTTAGCAGAACTCGAGAATATTCCTTTACAGGTTGAACACTATGTTTCGAAT TCGCCATTTTGTTTCGTAGACGTCCCGTCTGCAGAAGCCGCTGCACGATTGGTAAAGAGAAGCATTCTCTCGAAAGCCATCTACGAAGTTTGGGGCACGGGTTCTACGTATGATATTCTTCATGATGATGTAAAGAATTCTACAAAAGAATTATGGCCGCTTTACAAGACCTGCTCTTTCAAATTTACAGTGGATtgttttcaaaatacaaGATCTACCACCGAGCAACGAGCACTCATCAATGATTTCCGATATTTGGAGTTCGAGGGCCCTATCAAAATGAAAGGAGCAGATGAAGAGTTTTGTATCTTGGAAGAGTGGCAACTTGACGCTGCTGCCAATGCTATCGATACCCCTTCTCAAGTAACCTTTGGTCGATTCCTCGGGGCTAGCGAAAGAGATATTGTAGGAAAATATGATCTCAAAAAGAGGAAGTATATCAGTACCACTTCTATGGATTCCGAACTCGCATTAGTCACTGCCAACGTCACGTTAGCAGCCCCCGGAAAACTATTCTATGACCCATTTGTCGGGACGGGTAGTTTCCCCGTTGCATGTGCACATTTCGGCGCTCTTGCTTTTGGAAGCGATATTGACGGGCGAAGTATCCGAGGAAAGGAAACGCGAAATTTACATTCGAATTTTGTGCAATATGGTCTCACGAATCAATTCGGAGACACGTTTGTGGCCGATCTCACAAATACACCATTGAGATGCGCGAGATTGTTCGATGGGATATTATGTGATCCGCCCTATGGTGTAAGAGAAGGGTTAAAAGTCCTTGGGAATAGGGATCCGACGAAACCTAAAGTACCTATTATGTTAGAAGGCGAAACACAACCTCATCATTT ACAAGACGCCTACATCCCTCCCAAGAAACCATATTCCTTCCTAGCCATGCTCGACgatattcttgattttgCAGCCGTCTCTCTTGTAGATAATGGACGTCTATCCTTCTGGATGCCAACTGCCAATGACGAGGACCAAGAAATTAAAATCCCGACACATCCTTGTTTACAGATTACAAGTGTTTGCACACAAGCTTTTAATAGAT GGTCAAGAAGACTTATTACATATAAGAGGATACCAGATTCCATGGTGGATCCGGAACAAATCCGTGAGAGGACAGCTAATGGGACGGGTGTTACTGCTGATGAGTTGAATCCGTTTAGAAAGGGATATTTCCAAGGATTCAAATCTGCGTTTAGGGATACACcgaaataa